Proteins co-encoded in one Ponticoccus alexandrii genomic window:
- a CDS encoding TRAP transporter permease: MVDTPSTDRTADDMVAEADTGARNPAARWQAQLIIGTCIAWSLFQLYIASSIPSTLSTTFGTSFFANLVAQARFIHLAFAIALATMAFPLTASAPKDRIPLYDWVLMFLGVAACLYLVVFRFEIASRPGLWSTSDITMSAIGMVVLMIAVYRSLGLPLVIIACAFIAFAFFGGYSEWARNITNYGGASLSKALGHYWMQTEGVFGVALGVSTAMIFLFVLFGALLDRAGGGNWFIQVAIALLGSLRGGPAKASVLSSMMTGMISGSSIANTVTTGTFTIPLMKRIGFPAEKAGAVEVASSTNGQLTPPVMGAAAFLMVEYVNIPYIDVVKHAFLPAVISYIALLYIVHLESLKMGLKGLEKSGRKIGVIMIAILFLTGFIVLGILAFLMVGLRAILDPIMGDSIYAAVALVAALYLYLLWVSSRYPEIENQSGEDGAPVAPRLTPTLVGGLYFSIPIFILVWNLMVRTENLDRLSPALSAFWATIFMIIIALTHRPIKAFFRGEGAAAETLAGWRDFVQGLILGARNMIGIGVATGAAGIIVGTISLTGAHQVIGTVIEVISGGNLMVLLFLVAVLSLILGMGLPTTANYIVVSSLMAPVIISVGAQAGLIVPLIAVHMFVFYFGILADDTPPVGLAAYAAAAISRGDPIKTGIQGFAYDIRTALLPFLFIFNTDLLLIDVGLFKAVFVFIIALIAMLLFAAATQGYFIAKSKWYETVALLLIAFTLFRPGFWLDQVSEPYDTASGPAAIELMGTAPEGEAIRLNVTGPDFDNGEPRPTTVTVPAVPGDGMAALEAQGLTVLEEDGRLLLDEPFPGTPLFDTLGLEYDYYGDEPVEITLVEVEAERLPKELFFIPALLLLAGVVMIQRRRATQPAF, translated from the coding sequence ATGGTGGATACGCCTTCGACCGACAGAACAGCCGACGACATGGTCGCCGAAGCCGATACCGGCGCGCGCAATCCGGCCGCCAGGTGGCAAGCTCAACTGATCATCGGCACCTGCATCGCCTGGTCTCTGTTCCAGCTTTATATCGCCTCGTCGATCCCCTCGACGCTGTCGACCACATTCGGGACCAGCTTCTTCGCCAACCTCGTGGCGCAGGCGCGGTTCATCCACCTCGCCTTCGCCATTGCGCTGGCCACCATGGCCTTTCCGCTGACCGCCTCTGCCCCCAAGGACCGCATCCCGCTGTATGACTGGGTGCTGATGTTCCTTGGCGTCGCGGCCTGTCTGTACCTCGTGGTCTTCCGCTTCGAGATCGCCAGCCGCCCCGGCCTCTGGAGCACTTCCGACATCACCATGTCGGCCATCGGCATGGTTGTCCTGATGATCGCGGTCTACCGCTCTCTGGGCCTGCCGCTGGTGATCATCGCCTGTGCCTTCATCGCCTTCGCCTTCTTCGGCGGCTATTCGGAATGGGCGCGCAATATCACCAACTACGGCGGCGCCTCGCTGTCGAAGGCGCTGGGGCACTACTGGATGCAGACCGAGGGCGTCTTCGGCGTGGCGCTGGGTGTTTCGACGGCGATGATCTTCCTCTTCGTGCTGTTCGGCGCGCTTCTGGACCGCGCGGGCGGCGGCAACTGGTTCATCCAGGTCGCCATCGCCCTGCTGGGCTCGCTGCGGGGTGGCCCGGCCAAGGCATCCGTGCTGTCGTCGATGATGACCGGCATGATCTCCGGCTCGTCCATCGCCAACACCGTGACCACCGGCACCTTCACCATTCCGCTGATGAAGCGCATCGGCTTTCCGGCGGAAAAGGCCGGCGCGGTCGAGGTGGCCTCTTCGACCAACGGCCAGCTGACGCCGCCGGTCATGGGGGCCGCGGCCTTCCTGATGGTGGAATACGTCAACATTCCCTACATCGACGTGGTCAAACACGCCTTCCTGCCGGCGGTGATCAGCTACATCGCGCTGCTCTACATCGTGCACCTCGAAAGCCTGAAGATGGGCCTGAAGGGCCTTGAGAAATCGGGCCGCAAGATCGGCGTGATCATGATCGCGATCCTGTTCCTGACCGGCTTCATCGTCCTGGGCATCCTCGCCTTCCTGATGGTCGGTCTGCGGGCGATCCTCGACCCGATCATGGGGGATTCGATCTACGCCGCCGTGGCGCTGGTCGCGGCGCTCTATCTTTACCTGCTCTGGGTCTCGTCGCGCTATCCCGAGATCGAAAACCAGTCCGGAGAGGACGGCGCCCCGGTGGCCCCGCGCCTGACCCCGACGCTGGTCGGCGGGCTGTATTTCTCGATCCCGATCTTCATCCTGGTCTGGAACCTGATGGTGCGGACCGAGAACCTCGACCGGCTGTCGCCCGCGCTCTCTGCCTTCTGGGCGACGATCTTCATGATCATCATCGCGCTGACCCACCGGCCCATCAAGGCCTTCTTCCGGGGCGAAGGTGCCGCGGCAGAGACCCTGGCGGGCTGGCGGGACTTCGTGCAGGGGCTGATCCTCGGCGCGCGGAACATGATCGGCATCGGCGTCGCGACAGGCGCCGCGGGCATCATCGTGGGCACCATCTCGCTGACCGGGGCGCATCAGGTCATCGGCACCGTGATCGAGGTCATCTCGGGCGGCAACCTGATGGTCCTGCTGTTCCTCGTCGCGGTCCTGTCGCTGATCCTCGGGATGGGCCTGCCGACCACGGCGAACTACATCGTCGTCTCCTCGCTGATGGCGCCGGTGATCATCTCGGTCGGTGCGCAGGCGGGGCTGATCGTGCCGCTGATCGCGGTGCATATGTTCGTCTTCTACTTCGGAATCCTGGCGGACGACACGCCACCGGTGGGCCTGGCCGCCTATGCGGCGGCGGCGATTTCGCGCGGCGACCCGATCAAGACCGGGATCCAGGGCTTTGCTTATGACATCCGCACGGCGCTGCTGCCCTTCCTGTTCATCTTCAACACCGACCTGCTGCTGATCGACGTGGGGCTGTTCAAGGCGGTCTTCGTCTTCATCATCGCGCTGATAGCCATGTTGCTCTTCGCCGCCGCGACACAGGGCTACTTCATCGCCAAGTCGAAATGGTACGAAACGGTGGCCCTGCTGCTGATCGCCTTCACCCTCTTCCGGCCCGGCTTCTGGCTGGATCAGGTGAGCGAGCCCTATGACACCGCCAGCGGCCCCGCCGCCATCGAGCTGATGGGCACCGCGCCAGAGGGAGAGGCGATCCGCCTGAACGTCACCGGCCCGGACTTCGACAACGGCGAACCAAGGCCCACAACCGTCACGGTTCCGGCGGTGCCCGGCGACGGCATGGCCGCGCTGGAGGCGCAGGGCCTGACGGTTCTCGAAGAGGACGGGCGCCTCTTGCTGGACGAGCCCTTCCCCGGCACGCCGCTCTTCGACACGCTGGGGCTGGAGTACGACTACTACGGCGACGAGCCCGTCGAGATCACGCTGGTCGAGGTCGAGGCAGAGCGCCTGCCGAAAGAGCTGTTCTTCATCCCTGCGCTGCTGCTTTTGGCGGGCGTCGTGATGATCCAGCGCCGCCGCGCCACGCAACCCGCGTTCTGA
- a CDS encoding universal stress protein, with the protein MFRKILLAVDYNDTEGAAKVADHGGKLAAMEGAELHVLTVLPKMGMAVVGSAFGPDHVKTMEAETKAGLSAWAAIALPAGLDPQVHVTHGTIYDQILRMANALKADAIVVGAHSPELRDYLVGPNAARVVRHASQSVLVVR; encoded by the coding sequence ATGTTCAGGAAAATCCTGCTCGCCGTCGATTACAACGACACCGAAGGCGCGGCCAAGGTGGCGGACCATGGCGGAAAGCTGGCCGCCATGGAGGGGGCAGAGCTGCACGTTCTGACGGTCCTGCCCAAGATGGGCATGGCAGTGGTGGGTTCGGCCTTCGGGCCGGATCACGTCAAGACGATGGAGGCAGAGACCAAGGCGGGCTTGTCCGCATGGGCCGCAATCGCCCTGCCCGCGGGGCTGGACCCTCAGGTCCATGTGACCCACGGCACGATCTACGACCAGATTCTTCGCATGGCCAATGCGCTGAAGGCCGATGCCATCGTCGTCGGCGCCCACAGCCCCGAGCTGCGCGACTACCTTGTCGGCCCCAACGCCGCGCGCGTGGTGCGCCACGCCAGCCAGTCGGTGCTGGTGGTGCGGTAG